Proteins encoded together in one Camelina sativa cultivar DH55 chromosome 9, Cs, whole genome shotgun sequence window:
- the LOC104714872 gene encoding F-box/WD-40 repeat-containing protein 1-like, translating into MGNNTSRNKASSSSEGSFIPPEIWEVIFGSVPAEALKRFKLTCRSWNALLKDKRFIYDHLEQVQEHIIRITDKVQIINPASNADHSSLPLPNEFQGSGKLSDIVHCDGLLLCIFHHPKRLAVWNPCFNRVRWVTKPRKSYAVDDFYGIGYDGVSRDNYKILRIYNKDIFEDNGFPTDKYDPPVEIYDLKSNSWKTLDSPLDWCVYSPCAGVSLKGNMYWIAGENHGPPFIQSFDFSTERFKHMSIIPFGCGAYDNVALSAFRGDKLSLLRQPIDEEHYQLGEIEVWVTNSVKDRVVSWTKLFVVWRPDLPQFNLGEDPPHSMFFIDQKNRINVTCSERLVTSGSNCICVNLYIIGKDGFKKKEMETHREEKEWTYYSGYIYLPSLVPVP; encoded by the coding sequence ATGGGAAATAATACCTCCCGAAATAAAGCTTCATCTTCGTCAGAAGGTTCATTTATACCTCCCGAAATATGGGAAGTAATATTTGGTAGTGTTCCAGCCGAAGCTTTAAAACGATTCAAGTTGACGTGCAGAAGTTGGAATGCTCTGTTGAAAGATAAGAGATTCATCTACGATCATCTAGAGCAGGTCCAAGAACATATCATACGAATCACTGATAAGGTTCAGATCATTAATCCCGCGTCCAACGCCGATCATTCCTCTTTACCACTCCCGAATGAGTTTCAAGGAAGCGGTAAGCTGTCTGATATTGTTCATTGCGATGGGTTATTGCTATGCATCTTTCATCATCCCAAAAGACTCGCTGTTTGGAACCCTTGTTTTAACCGAGTTAGATGGGTCACCAAACCTAGGAAATCTTATGCAGTTGATGATTTTTACGGCATTGGATATGATGGTGTATCTCGTGAtaactacaaaatcttgagaatttacaataaagatatttttgaaGACAACGGGTTCCCCACGGATAAGTATGACCCACCGGTTGAGATCTACGACCTCAAGTCAAATTCTTGGAAAACTCTTGACAGTCCTTTGGATTGGTGTGTATACTCACCGTGCGCTGGTGTGTCCTTAAAAGGAAATATGTATTGGATTGCTGGAGAAAATCATGGCCCACCATTTatccaaagttttgatttttccacGGAGAGATTCAAGCATATGAGCATAATTCCTTTCGGCTGTGGTGCATATGATAATGTAGCCTTATCAGCTTTTAGAGGAGATAAGCTTTCTTTGCTTCGCCAACCCATAGACGAAGAACATTATCAACTAGGGGAGATTGAGGTATGGGTCACAAACAGTGTCAAAGATAGGGTTGTTTCTTGGACCAAATTGTTTGTTGTGTGGAGACCTGATCTGCCACAATTTAATCTCGGGGAAGATCCTCCTCATTCGATGTTTTTTATTGACCAAAAGAATAGGATTAACGTTACATGTTCTGAAAGATTAGTAACCAGTGGAAGCAACTGTATTTGCGTCAACTTATACATTATTGGAAAAGAtggattcaaaaaaaaagagatggaaACACATAGGGAGGAAAAGGAATGGACATATTACTCTGGTTATATATATCTTCCAAGTCTAGTTCCGGTTCCATAG